The following proteins come from a genomic window of Zonotrichia leucophrys gambelii isolate GWCS_2022_RI chromosome 4, RI_Zleu_2.0, whole genome shotgun sequence:
- the LOC135447425 gene encoding interleukin-8-like, translating to MNSKLVAVLALFLISAAVSQGRTLARMGTELRCQCIATHSGLIPPKSIQDVKLTQSGPHCKNVEVIATLKNGKEVCLEPTAPWVQLIVKAIMARAQKNSDSPL from the exons ATGAACAGCAAACTCGTAGCTGTCCTGGCTCTTTTCCTGATCTCAGCAGCTGTGTCTCAAG GCAGGACCCTGGCAAGGATGGGAACCGAGCTGCGGTGCCAGTGCATAGCCACTCACTCCGGGCTAATTCCCCCGAAGTCCATTCAGGATGTGAAGCTGACACAGAGCGGCCCCCACTGCAAGAACGTTGAAGTCAT AGCTACTCTGAAGAATGGCAAAGAGGTGTGCTTAGAGCCCACTGCTCCCTGGGTGCAGCTGATTGTAAAGGCAATTATGGCCAG GGCTCAAAAAAATTCTGACTCTCCCCTCTAA